A region of Campylobacter sp. RM16189 DNA encodes the following proteins:
- the kdsA gene encoding 3-deoxy-8-phosphooctulonate synthase encodes MILIAGPCVIESEELVFDVAKRLVKFNEDNRIEFYFKSSFDKANRTSISSFRGPGLEKGCEILARVKKEFGFKILTDIHESYQAKPVAEVADVLQIPAFLCRQTDLLVAAAKTNSVVNIKKGQFLAASAMKHSVKKVLETRGVDGDGYEIAKQNGIWLTERGSTFGYGNLVVDMRNLVLMREFAPVIFDATHSVQMPSALGEKSGGDARFVPYLARAAASVGVDGFFYETHINPCEAMCDGPNMLNLGELDRVVEQTLKIQEILRG; translated from the coding sequence ATGATACTAATCGCAGGGCCTTGCGTCATCGAGAGCGAAGAGCTTGTGTTTGACGTGGCAAAAAGGCTTGTGAAATTTAATGAAGATAATAGGATAGAGTTTTATTTTAAATCAAGTTTTGATAAGGCAAATCGCACGAGCATAAGCAGCTTTCGCGGTCCCGGACTTGAAAAAGGTTGTGAAATTTTAGCTCGTGTGAAAAAGGAATTCGGCTTTAAAATTTTAACGGACATTCACGAGAGCTATCAAGCTAAGCCTGTAGCTGAGGTTGCCGATGTGCTTCAAATTCCTGCGTTTTTATGTCGTCAGACAGACTTGCTTGTGGCTGCGGCCAAGACAAATTCGGTCGTAAATATCAAAAAAGGGCAGTTTTTAGCAGCAAGCGCGATGAAGCATTCGGTTAAAAAAGTGCTTGAAACTCGTGGTGTAGATGGCGACGGATATGAAATAGCTAAACAAAACGGAATTTGGCTAACGGAGCGCGGAAGCACTTTTGGATATGGAAATTTGGTCGTTGATATGAGAAATTTAGTTTTAATGAGAGAATTTGCGCCTGTGATATTTGACGCTACGCATAGCGTTCAGATGCCTTCTGCTCTTGGTGAAAAGAGTGGCGGAGATGCAAGATTTGTGCCGTATCTTGCAAGAGCGGCGGCAAGTGTGGGTGTGGATGGGTTTTTCTACGAAACGCACATAAATCCGTGTGAAGCGATGTGTGATGGACCAAATATGTTAAATTTAGGCGAGCTGGATAGAGTTGTAGAGCAGACTTTAAAAATACAAGAAATTTTAAGGGGATAA